In Tepidimonas taiwanensis, the following are encoded in one genomic region:
- the leuB gene encoding 3-isopropylmalate dehydrogenase, with product MKVAILPGDGIGPEIIDEAVKVLKALNLPLEMATAPVGGAAYAASGHPLPDATLALAREADAVLFGAVGDWKYDTLPRHLRPEQAILGLRKHLGLFANLRPAICYPQLTHASSLKPELVAGLDILIVRELTGDIYFGQPRGRRTAPDGAFAGAEEAFDTMRYSRPEIERIARVAFEAARRRHGGRGGKVTSVDKANVLETFQFWKDVVTEVHRDYPDVELEHMYVDNAAMQLVKAPKKFDVIVTGNMFGDILSDEAAMLTGSIGMLPSASLNERGQGLYEPSHGSAPDIAGQGIANPLATILSAAMMLRYSLQRPDAAARIEAAVQRVLADGLRTPDIHSDGTRRVGTAEMGDAVVRALSA from the coding sequence ATGAAAGTCGCGATCCTGCCCGGTGACGGCATCGGCCCCGAAATCATCGACGAGGCCGTCAAGGTCCTCAAGGCCTTGAACCTGCCGCTGGAAATGGCCACCGCCCCGGTGGGCGGCGCCGCGTACGCGGCCAGCGGCCATCCGTTGCCGGACGCGACGCTGGCGCTGGCGCGCGAGGCCGATGCCGTGCTGTTCGGCGCGGTGGGCGACTGGAAGTACGACACGCTGCCGCGGCACTTGCGCCCGGAGCAGGCGATCCTGGGCCTGCGCAAGCACCTCGGGCTATTCGCGAACCTGCGCCCGGCCATCTGCTACCCGCAACTCACACACGCCTCCAGCCTCAAGCCGGAGCTGGTCGCGGGGCTCGACATCCTGATCGTGCGCGAGCTCACGGGCGACATCTATTTCGGCCAGCCGCGCGGCCGGCGCACCGCGCCCGACGGCGCCTTCGCCGGCGCCGAGGAAGCGTTCGACACCATGCGCTACAGCCGCCCGGAAATCGAGCGCATCGCGCGCGTCGCCTTCGAGGCGGCGCGGCGACGCCACGGCGGCCGTGGTGGCAAGGTCACGAGCGTCGACAAGGCCAACGTGCTGGAGACCTTCCAGTTCTGGAAAGACGTCGTCACCGAGGTCCACCGCGACTACCCCGACGTCGAGCTCGAACACATGTACGTCGACAACGCGGCGATGCAACTGGTCAAGGCGCCGAAAAAATTCGACGTCATCGTCACCGGCAACATGTTCGGCGACATTCTGTCGGACGAGGCAGCGATGCTGACCGGCTCGATCGGGATGCTGCCGTCCGCGAGCCTGAACGAACGCGGCCAGGGCCTGTACGAGCCCAGCCACGGCAGCGCGCCGGACATCGCGGGGCAAGGCATCGCCAACCCGCTGGCGACCATCCTGTCGGCCGCGATGATGCTGCGCTATTCGCTGCAGCGGCCCGACGCCGCGGCGCGCATCGAAGCCGCGGTGCAGCGCGTGTTGGCCGATGGCCTGCGCACGCCGGACATCCACAGCGACGGCACGCGCCGCGTCGGCACCGCCGAGATGGGCGACGCGGTCGTGCGCGCGCTCAGCGCATAA
- the cutA gene encoding divalent-cation tolerance protein CutA: protein MTLSSLSEAEPMTDLVAVVTTTGSRADALRLAHLAVEKRLAACAQVSPIESVYVWQGAVQHEPEYRLVLKTTAARRAALEATLAQAHPYEVPAILTVPLAHANRAYADWVRAETTPA from the coding sequence ATGACGCTTTCGTCCCTGAGCGAAGCCGAACCGATGACCGACCTCGTCGCCGTGGTCACGACGACCGGCAGCCGCGCCGATGCGCTGCGGCTGGCCCATCTGGCCGTGGAGAAGCGGCTGGCCGCGTGCGCGCAGGTGTCGCCGATCGAGAGCGTCTACGTCTGGCAGGGTGCGGTGCAGCACGAGCCCGAGTACCGGCTGGTGCTCAAGACGACGGCAGCCCGGCGCGCGGCACTGGAGGCGACGCTGGCGCAGGCGCATCCGTACGAAGTGCCCGCGATCCTGACGGTGCCCCTGGCGCACGCAAACCGCGCCTATGCGGACTGGGTGCGGGCTGAAACCACCCCGGCGTAG
- the asd gene encoding aspartate-semialdehyde dehydrogenase has product MSNVGNRVGLVGWRGMVGSVLMDRMVAEGDFDHIEPVFFSTSNAGGAAPAQAKTHRTLQDAHDIAALSQCDIIITCQGGDYTKAVYPQLRAAGWQGHWIDAASALRMEPDAVIVLDPVNEHVIRKALAAGGKNWIGGNCTNSILLMGLNGLFRENLVEWVSSMTYQAASGAGANNMRELVKGMGVIHAAVADELANPASAILEIDRKVAKAIREDVPTEYFGAPLAGSLIPWIDVQLPNGQSKEEWKGQAEVNKILGTTQTIPVDGLCVRIGAMRCHSLALTLKLKRDLPLEEIEAIIRSGNPWVKWVPNDRAITVRELTPATITGTLQVGVGRVRKLNMGPEYVSAFVIGDQLLWGAAEPLRRMLRILLGV; this is encoded by the coding sequence ATGAGCAACGTTGGCAATCGGGTCGGCCTGGTCGGCTGGCGCGGCATGGTCGGCTCGGTCCTGATGGACCGCATGGTCGCCGAAGGCGATTTCGATCACATCGAGCCGGTCTTCTTCTCCACCTCCAACGCGGGCGGCGCCGCTCCGGCGCAGGCCAAGACCCACCGCACGCTGCAGGACGCGCACGACATCGCGGCGCTGTCGCAGTGTGACATCATCATCACCTGCCAAGGGGGTGACTACACCAAAGCGGTCTATCCCCAGCTGCGCGCCGCCGGCTGGCAGGGCCACTGGATCGATGCCGCGAGCGCCCTGCGCATGGAGCCGGATGCGGTCATCGTGCTCGACCCTGTGAATGAGCACGTGATCCGCAAGGCGCTGGCCGCGGGCGGCAAGAACTGGATCGGGGGCAACTGCACCAACTCGATCCTGCTGATGGGGTTGAACGGCCTGTTCCGCGAAAACCTCGTCGAGTGGGTCAGCTCGATGACCTACCAAGCGGCCAGCGGCGCGGGCGCCAACAACATGCGCGAGCTCGTCAAGGGCATGGGCGTGATCCATGCCGCCGTGGCCGACGAGCTGGCCAACCCGGCCTCGGCGATTCTGGAAATCGACCGCAAGGTGGCCAAGGCGATCCGCGAGGACGTGCCGACCGAGTACTTCGGCGCGCCGCTGGCCGGCAGCCTCATCCCCTGGATCGACGTGCAGCTCCCCAACGGCCAGTCCAAGGAAGAGTGGAAGGGGCAGGCCGAGGTCAACAAAATCCTGGGCACGACGCAGACCATCCCCGTCGACGGCCTGTGCGTGCGCATCGGCGCGATGCGCTGCCACAGCCTGGCGCTGACGCTCAAGCTCAAACGCGACCTGCCGCTGGAAGAGATCGAAGCCATCATCCGCAGCGGCAACCCGTGGGTCAAGTGGGTGCCCAACGACCGGGCGATCACCGTGCGCGAGCTGACGCCCGCCACCATCACCGGCACGCTGCAGGTGGGCGTGGGGCGCGTGCGCAAGCTCAACATGGGCCCGGAATATGTTTCCGCCTTCGTGATCGGCGACCAGCTGCTGTGGGGCGCGGCCGAGCCGCTGCGGCGCATGCTGCGCATCCTGCTGGGCGTCTGA